In bacterium, the following are encoded in one genomic region:
- a CDS encoding cohesin domain-containing protein, translating to MKYKVLSIKYKKRVILIPVFFVLYFLFSASQVNAATFYFDKDKVEAGVGDSFRVEFIMDSLENVNAVEGKINFPGNLLEVQNINDAGSVVSLWIERPAAVKDQIIFSGAIPGGYPALGGHLFSIDFKAKQVGTGLVSAGSVSALLNDGKGSSSTVIVKKLSVAIGPTAIGVSAPEIIDTILPEDFQPVIASNTNLFEGRHFLSFVTQDKGSGLDHYEILEQQSFFKPYSPDWLKTISPYLLKDQELGSWIGVRAIDNNGNIRTVWIMPHWVTVYRYVLTIIFGIIVLAVLALLVRGRK from the coding sequence ATGAAGTATAAAGTATTAAGTATTAAGTATAAAAAAAGAGTCATATTAATTCCTGTCTTTTTCGTGCTCTATTTTCTATTTTCTGCGTCCCAGGTGAATGCCGCAACTTTCTATTTTGATAAAGATAAAGTGGAAGCCGGGGTAGGGGATTCTTTCCGGGTGGAATTCATTATGGATAGCCTGGAGAACGTTAATGCGGTGGAGGGAAAAATTAATTTTCCCGGCAACCTGCTGGAGGTGCAAAATATAAATGATGCCGGCTCCGTGGTCAGTTTGTGGATAGAGCGGCCGGCGGCAGTAAAAGATCAGATTATATTTTCCGGGGCGATTCCGGGGGGCTATCCGGCTTTGGGCGGGCACTTATTCTCAATCGATTTCAAAGCGAAACAGGTGGGGACGGGATTGGTCAGCGCCGGTTCTGTTTCCGCTCTGTTGAATGACGGCAAGGGGAGCAGCTCGACTGTTATCGTAAAAAAACTTTCCGTCGCCATTGGCCCGACGGCCATCGGAGTTTCCGCTCCGGAAATTATTGATACAATACTACCCGAAGATTTTCAGCCGGTGATTGCCTCCAACACAAATTTGTTTGAGGGCCGGCACTTCCTTTCTTTCGTCACCCAAGACAAGGGCTCCGGGTTGGACCATTATGAAATTCTTGAACAGCAATCATTTTTTAAACCATATTCACCGGACTGGCTAAAAACCATCAGCCCCTATTTGCTGAAGGATCAGGAATTGGGGAGTTGGATAGGCGTTCGGGCAATTGATAATAACGGGAATATTCGGACGGTTTGGATAATGCCGCATTGGGTAACCGTGTACCGTTATGTGTTGACAATTATCTTCGGAATTATTGTTCTAGCCGTGCTAGCATTGCTAGTGAGGGGCAGAAAATAG
- a CDS encoding type II toxin-antitoxin system HicA family toxin: MKKRDLVRHLLKCGCVFVREGAKHSVFFNPELKRVSTVPRHAEVNNFLVKKICRDLGISETQ, encoded by the coding sequence ATGAAAAAGAGGGATTTGGTAAGGCATTTATTAAAATGCGGGTGTGTTTTCGTAAGAGAGGGCGCGAAGCACAGCGTATTTTTTAATCCGGAGTTGAAGCGCGTCTCTACTGTTCCAAGGCACGCGGAAGTTAATAATTTTCTTGTGAAAAAGATTTGCCGAGATCTCGGCATATCGGAGACGCAATAG
- a CDS encoding type II toxin-antitoxin system HicB family antitoxin, protein MLKRQFTAVYKKDGRFYIGWIEEVPGVNTQGRTLKKLKENLKEALLLVLETNKMLSKKEISGKLSREPISVSF, encoded by the coding sequence ATGTTAAAACGACAATTTACAGCGGTTTATAAAAAAGACGGCCGGTTTTACATTGGCTGGATAGAAGAGGTTCCGGGAGTTAACACCCAAGGGCGGACATTAAAAAAATTAAAAGAAAATTTGAAAGAAGCGCTACTGCTTGTGCTAGAAACCAATAAAATGCTTAGCAAAAAGGAAATCTCGGGCAAGCTTTCTAGGGAGCCCATTTCAGTCTCATTTTAA